The following are encoded in a window of Alphaproteobacteria bacterium LSUCC0719 genomic DNA:
- a CDS encoding lysine--tRNA ligase has translation MTDIAAELKAVASDAKAWPFAEARELVKRLDGMNHDGEVLFETGYGPSGLPHIGTFGEVVRTSMVRHAFEVLTGATTRLVCFSDDMDGLRKVPDNVPNGELLKQDLGLPLTSVRDPFGTHPSFGAHNNARLQAFLDSFGFDYEFVSSTDCYRSGRFDGGLRAVLANYDAIMDIMLPTLGEERRATYSPFFPVCPDHGHVLQAKVTATHPDRDAITYLHPETGAEIETVITGGACKLQWKADWAMRWFVLGVDYEMAGKDLIDSVRQSSRITRAVGGTPPCGLSYELFLDAAGEKISKSKGNGLSIEEWLSYGSPESLALFMYAQPRRAKRMHFDVIPKTVDEYYQHRGKAASQTAAELLENPAWHIHVGTPPSDSLPVSYTLLLNLASVCLAETPDVVWNYVSDYAPGVSPETHPELDRMIGYAVTYYQDRVRPHKTYRLPSDDEAVHISALVEALSAMADDADAETIQSAVYATGKAAGYENLRAWFQCLYEVLLGQSEGPRMGSFFALYGREQSIELMKNALAGDLAKSQPAAGDAA, from the coding sequence ATGACCGACATCGCCGCCGAACTGAAGGCCGTCGCCAGCGACGCGAAAGCCTGGCCCTTTGCCGAGGCGCGCGAGCTGGTCAAACGGCTCGATGGCATGAACCATGATGGTGAGGTGCTGTTTGAAACCGGCTATGGTCCGTCCGGTCTGCCGCATATCGGCACCTTTGGCGAAGTTGTGCGCACCAGCATGGTGCGGCATGCCTTCGAGGTGCTGACCGGTGCGACAACGCGGCTTGTCTGTTTTTCCGATGATATGGACGGGCTTCGCAAGGTGCCCGACAATGTGCCGAATGGCGAACTTCTGAAACAGGATCTCGGGCTGCCCCTGACGTCGGTTCGCGACCCGTTTGGCACCCACCCGTCCTTTGGCGCGCACAACAATGCCCGCCTTCAGGCCTTTCTTGATTCCTTTGGCTTTGACTATGAATTCGTCAGCTCGACGGACTGCTACCGGTCCGGCCGGTTTGACGGCGGGTTGCGCGCGGTGCTGGCGAATTACGACGCCATCATGGACATCATGCTGCCGACCCTCGGCGAGGAGCGCCGCGCCACCTACAGCCCGTTCTTTCCCGTCTGCCCGGATCACGGCCACGTCCTGCAGGCCAAGGTTACAGCGACGCATCCCGATCGTGACGCCATCACCTATCTCCACCCTGAAACAGGTGCCGAGATCGAGACGGTGATCACCGGCGGCGCGTGCAAGCTGCAATGGAAGGCCGACTGGGCGATGCGCTGGTTCGTGCTTGGTGTCGATTACGAAATGGCTGGCAAGGATCTGATTGATTCGGTTCGCCAGTCGTCGCGGATCACCCGCGCGGTCGGGGGTACGCCGCCATGCGGGCTCTCCTACGAGCTGTTTCTTGATGCTGCCGGCGAGAAAATTTCAAAATCCAAGGGAAATGGTCTCAGCATCGAAGAGTGGCTCAGCTATGGCAGTCCGGAATCGCTGGCACTTTTCATGTATGCCCAGCCACGACGTGCCAAGCGGATGCATTTCGATGTCATCCCCAAGACCGTCGATGAATATTACCAGCATCGTGGCAAGGCTGCATCGCAGACAGCTGCCGAATTGCTGGAAAATCCGGCCTGGCATATTCATGTCGGCACACCGCCTTCGGACAGCCTGCCGGTCAGCTATACATTGTTGCTGAACCTGGCATCGGTCTGCCTTGCCGAAACGCCTGATGTGGTCTGGAACTATGTCAGCGACTACGCGCCGGGTGTCAGTCCCGAAACCCATCCCGAACTGGACCGGATGATTGGCTATGCCGTCACCTATTATCAGGACCGGGTGCGCCCGCATAAGACCTATCGGCTGCCAAGTGACGACGAGGCCGTGCATATTTCGGCGCTTGTCGAAGCGCTGTCGGCGATGGCTGATGATGCGGATGCCGAAACCATCCAGTCCGCTGTCTATGCCACCGGCAAGGCGGCCGGCTATGAAAATCTGCGCGCCTGGTTCCAATGTCTCTATGAGGTGCTTCTCGGCCAGTCCGAAGGACCGCGGATGGGATCCTTCTTTGCCCTCTATGGCCGTGAGCAGTCGATAGAGCTGATGAAGAATGCCCTTGCCGGGGATCTGGCAAAGTCACAGCCAGCCGCCGGAGATGCGGCTTGA
- a CDS encoding ATP-dependent DNA helicase, which translates to MNSPFSDGLGLTTVTIPELHAAPVFYPAGTRLIWISEAGEITTIDRQTAAARLARQVPIVCHRRWSEARAAYEIETCLDVMELYAFVRPARFCLPTPRGLATQLALPRPNKAEDMAALLPRAAYALLDEMAAAPDAQRREAGAIATMMAASGWPWGPIILAHLGLSMPPAAPPDGRQAAIWHRLAEYTDFTANPPPGTAPVIADAARNRLASMLGTGAEPRQSQSDYAAALAAGFDTPDAGPTPTMVLAEAGTGTGKTLGYLAPATLWAEANAAPVWISTYTRTLQHQIASELTRLYPDPEDWARKVVIRKGRENYLCILNLEEALGQLAGAPRRGTALGLMARWAGATNDGDLTGATFPAWLTDLAGRAQTIGLADRRGECIHSACSHYNRCFVEKSVRRSRRADIVISNHALVMINAAYAPPPDPNDERSGDRRRPLRYVFDEGHHLFDAADSAFSLYLSAQEAAELRNWIRGAEDGRRGRARGLKRRLDELVADDPEALADLDSALEAARALPGQGWQKRISNAAPVGPAEQFFMVLRQTLYGRVEDVESPYDLQAHFHPAPAPLLETIAPLAAALAGLATPLHKLAARLRAILDNRADELESAERARLEGAIRGLELRAAGPVSGWQALLDSALSGPSDGFVDWMQIDRIDGSDRDVGVARHWLDPTIPFASMVLQPAHGVAVTSATLRDPLPAVKGMTGTQPDSGQASPADSATRDSPPRDSAPWDSALALTGALHLEHPSMRAAFESPFDYAAQTRILVVNDLERERPAAIAAAMAALMIAAGGGGLGLFTAIRRLRAVHPELTRRLEAEGLPLYAQHVDRMNLQTLLQIFREEPHSCLLGTDAVRDGIDVPGEALRLIIFDRMPWPRADILFKARADWQGRDAWVDRVTRLKLRQAFGRLIRRGSDRGVFVMLDSRLPTRLTSAFPAGTTVERVGLADAIRITGDFLQDQ; encoded by the coding sequence ATGAATTCTCCCTTCTCAGACGGGCTGGGATTGACCACGGTCACCATTCCCGAGCTTCATGCGGCGCCGGTCTTCTATCCGGCCGGCACCAGGCTGATCTGGATTTCGGAAGCTGGCGAGATCACGACCATCGACAGGCAGACGGCGGCGGCACGGCTGGCACGTCAGGTGCCGATTGTGTGCCATCGCCGCTGGAGCGAGGCACGAGCCGCATACGAGATCGAAACCTGTCTCGATGTGATGGAGCTTTATGCCTTTGTTCGGCCTGCCAGATTCTGTCTGCCGACACCGCGCGGTCTGGCAACGCAACTGGCACTGCCCCGGCCAAACAAGGCCGAGGACATGGCGGCGCTGCTGCCACGCGCCGCCTACGCGCTTCTCGACGAGATGGCCGCAGCCCCGGACGCACAGCGCCGCGAAGCCGGTGCAATCGCCACGATGATGGCGGCCTCAGGCTGGCCGTGGGGACCGATCATTCTGGCCCATCTTGGCCTGTCCATGCCACCGGCGGCACCGCCAGACGGCCGCCAGGCAGCGATCTGGCACCGGCTTGCCGAATATACCGACTTTACCGCCAATCCTCCGCCGGGAACCGCGCCCGTGATTGCCGATGCGGCACGCAACCGGCTTGCCAGCATGCTGGGAACGGGGGCCGAGCCACGGCAGTCACAATCGGATTATGCCGCCGCGCTGGCAGCAGGTTTCGATACACCGGATGCCGGCCCGACGCCAACGATGGTCCTTGCCGAGGCGGGCACCGGCACTGGCAAGACCCTTGGCTATCTGGCACCAGCGACGCTGTGGGCCGAAGCCAACGCCGCCCCAGTCTGGATTTCGACCTATACCCGTACGCTGCAGCATCAGATTGCCTCGGAACTGACAAGGCTCTATCCCGATCCCGAAGACTGGGCACGCAAGGTGGTGATCCGAAAAGGGCGGGAAAATTACCTGTGCATTCTCAATCTGGAAGAGGCGCTTGGCCAGCTTGCCGGCGCCCCCCGGCGCGGCACCGCGCTGGGGCTGATGGCGCGTTGGGCGGGGGCGACAAATGACGGTGACCTGACAGGCGCGACCTTTCCGGCCTGGCTGACCGACCTAGCCGGGCGCGCCCAGACAATCGGGCTTGCCGACCGGCGCGGCGAATGTATCCACAGCGCCTGCAGCCATTACAACCGCTGCTTTGTCGAGAAATCGGTCCGTCGCTCGCGCCGCGCCGATATCGTCATCAGCAACCACGCGCTGGTGATGATCAACGCCGCCTATGCGCCGCCACCCGACCCGAATGACGAGCGCAGCGGTGATCGCCGCCGGCCACTGCGCTATGTCTTTGACGAGGGGCACCACCTGTTCGACGCTGCCGACAGCGCCTTTTCACTGTATCTCAGCGCGCAGGAGGCGGCGGAACTTCGAAACTGGATTCGCGGTGCCGAGGATGGACGGCGGGGCCGGGCCCGTGGGCTGAAGCGCCGGCTTGACGAGCTTGTCGCCGATGATCCGGAGGCGCTTGCCGATCTCGACAGCGCGCTTGAAGCGGCCCGGGCGCTTCCCGGTCAGGGATGGCAGAAACGGATCAGCAACGCGGCGCCCGTCGGCCCGGCAGAACAATTCTTCATGGTGCTTCGCCAGACCCTCTATGGCCGGGTCGAGGATGTCGAAAGTCCCTATGACCTGCAGGCGCATTTCCATCCGGCCCCGGCACCGTTGCTGGAGACCATCGCGCCGCTGGCTGCCGCCCTGGCCGGGCTGGCAACACCGCTTCACAAACTGGCAGCGCGCCTGCGCGCCATCCTTGATAACCGTGCCGACGAGCTGGAAAGTGCCGAGCGGGCACGGCTTGAAGGTGCCATACGCGGGCTGGAATTGCGGGCGGCCGGACCTGTTTCCGGCTGGCAGGCACTTCTCGACAGCGCGCTGTCGGGGCCTTCGGACGGGTTTGTCGACTGGATGCAGATCGACCGCATCGACGGCAGTGATCGTGATGTCGGGGTGGCGCGGCACTGGCTTGATCCGACCATTCCCTTTGCCAGCATGGTACTGCAACCGGCACATGGTGTGGCTGTCACCTCGGCAACGCTCCGCGACCCCCTGCCGGCGGTCAAGGGCATGACGGGCACACAGCCGGACTCCGGCCAGGCCTCGCCTGCTGATTCAGCCACCCGGGATTCGCCCCCCCGGGATTCGGCCCCCTGGGATTCAGCATTGGCGCTGACCGGCGCGCTGCATCTTGAGCATCCGTCGATGCGCGCGGCGTTCGAATCACCCTTCGACTATGCCGCACAGACCCGGATTCTGGTGGTCAATGATCTGGAACGCGAACGACCGGCCGCGATTGCCGCGGCCATGGCGGCGCTGATGATAGCGGCAGGTGGCGGCGGGCTGGGGCTGTTCACCGCCATTCGCCGGCTTCGCGCCGTGCATCCGGAACTGACGCGCCGCCTCGAGGCCGAGGGGCTGCCGCTCTATGCCCAGCATGTCGACAGGATGAATCTGCAGACGCTGCTGCAGATCTTCCGCGAGGAACCGCATTCCTGTCTTCTCGGCACCGATGCTGTCCGTGACGGGATCGATGTGCCTGGCGAGGCGCTGCGGCTGATCATCTTTGACCGCATGCCCTGGCCGCGGGCCGATATCCTGTTCAAGGCACGGGCCGACTGGCAGGGGCGCGATGCCTGGGTCGACAGGGTGACCCGCCTGAAGCTTCGTCAGGCCTTTGGACGGTTGATCCGGCGCGGCAGCGACCGCGGCGTGTTCGTGATGCTCGACAGTCGTCTGCCCACGCGCCTGACAAGCGCATTTCCGGCCGGCACAACGGTGGAACGGGTCGGTCTGGCCGACGCCATCCGGATCACTGGTGATTTTCTACAGGACCAATGA
- the groL gene encoding chaperonin GroEL (60 kDa chaperone family; promotes refolding of misfolded polypeptides especially under stressful conditions; forms two stacked rings of heptamers to form a barrel-shaped 14mer; ends can be capped by GroES; misfolded proteins enter the barrel where they are refolded when GroES binds) — protein MAAKEVKFGSDARTRMLEGVDILANAVKVTLGPKGRNVVLEKSFGAPRITKDGVTVAKDIELKDKFQNMGAQMVREVASKANDVAGDGTTTATVLAQSIAQEGARAVAAGMNPMDLKRGIDMAVEAVVAELEKKSKKISTSDEVAQVGTISANGEEEIGKMIAEAMERVGNEGVITVEEAKSLDTELDVVEGMQFDRGYLSPYFVTDAEKMRATLEDPYILLHEKKLSNLQDMLPILEKVVQSGRPLLIIAEDIEGEALATLVVNRLRGGLKVAAVKAPGFGDRRKAMLEDIAILTKGTVVSEEVGISLDAVTLDMLGSAKRVEITKDETTIVDGIGEKAEIEARCSQIRAQSEETTSDYDREKLQERLAKLAGGVAVIRVGGATEVEVKERKDRVDDAMHATRAAVEEGIVPGGGVALVKSISVLEKLKPANRDQEVGVEIVRRALQAPARNIAENAGAEGSVIVGKLLESKDANEGYDATSGTFTDMVKAGVIDPTKVVRSSLQNAASVASLLITTEAMVADQPEPKDAAPAAPDMGGMGGMGGMGF, from the coding sequence ATGGCTGCTAAGGAAGTCAAATTCGGCTCTGACGCCAGGACACGGATGCTCGAGGGCGTCGATATTCTGGCCAACGCCGTGAAAGTCACGCTTGGCCCGAAAGGCCGCAATGTCGTGCTGGAAAAGTCGTTCGGTGCCCCGCGCATCACCAAGGACGGCGTAACCGTTGCCAAGGACATCGAGCTGAAGGACAAGTTTCAGAACATGGGCGCGCAGATGGTGCGCGAGGTTGCCTCAAAGGCCAATGATGTGGCTGGTGACGGCACCACGACAGCAACTGTGCTGGCCCAGTCGATTGCCCAGGAAGGCGCACGCGCTGTTGCCGCCGGCATGAACCCGATGGATCTGAAGCGCGGCATCGACATGGCTGTTGAAGCTGTTGTTGCCGAGCTTGAGAAGAAGTCGAAGAAGATCTCCACCTCTGACGAGGTTGCGCAGGTCGGCACCATCTCGGCGAATGGCGAGGAAGAAATCGGCAAGATGATTGCCGAGGCTATGGAGCGCGTCGGCAATGAAGGCGTGATCACGGTTGAAGAGGCCAAGAGCCTGGATACAGAGCTTGACGTTGTCGAGGGCATGCAGTTCGACCGTGGCTATCTGTCACCCTACTTCGTGACCGATGCTGAAAAGATGCGCGCCACACTCGAGGATCCGTACATTCTTCTCCATGAAAAGAAGCTGTCCAATCTTCAGGACATGCTGCCGATTCTGGAAAAGGTCGTACAGTCCGGCCGTCCGCTGCTGATCATCGCCGAGGATATCGAGGGCGAGGCGCTTGCCACGCTCGTCGTGAACCGCCTGCGTGGTGGTCTCAAGGTTGCCGCCGTCAAGGCACCTGGCTTTGGCGACCGCCGCAAGGCGATGCTCGAGGACATCGCGATCCTGACAAAGGGTACCGTTGTGTCCGAGGAAGTCGGCATTTCGCTGGACGCCGTGACACTCGACATGCTTGGTTCGGCCAAGCGCGTCGAAATCACCAAGGACGAGACCACCATTGTCGACGGCATTGGTGAGAAGGCCGAAATTGAGGCTCGCTGCTCGCAGATCCGCGCCCAGTCCGAGGAAACCACCTCCGACTATGACCGCGAGAAGCTGCAGGAGCGTCTTGCCAAGCTGGCCGGCGGCGTTGCCGTCATCCGCGTTGGCGGCGCCACCGAGGTTGAGGTGAAGGAACGCAAGGACCGTGTCGATGATGCGATGCATGCCACCCGCGCTGCCGTTGAAGAAGGCATCGTGCCTGGCGGCGGTGTTGCGCTGGTCAAGTCGATTTCCGTTCTGGAAAAGCTGAAGCCCGCCAACCGCGACCAGGAAGTCGGCGTCGAGATCGTTCGTCGCGCCCTGCAGGCCCCGGCCCGCAACATTGCTGAGAACGCCGGTGCCGAAGGTTCCGTCATCGTCGGCAAGCTTCTTGAGAGCAAGGATGCCAACGAAGGCTATGATGCCACGTCCGGCACTTTCACCGACATGGTAAAGGCCGGCGTCATCGACCCGACCAAGGTTGTGCGCTCGTCGCTGCAGAACGCGGCTTCTGTCGCCTCGCTGCTGATCACCACCGAAGCCATGGTGGCCGACCAGCCGGAGCCAAAGGACGCAGCGCCTGCCGCACCTGACATGGGTGGTATGGGCGGCATGGGTGGCATGGGCTTCTAA
- the groES gene encoding co-chaperone GroES, with translation MKFRPLHDRVVVQRTESEEKTAGGIIIPDTAKEKPMEGKVIAVGGGARDEQGKVQPLDVKAGDSVLFGKWSGTEVKIDGQDYLIMKESDIMGIIE, from the coding sequence ATGAAGTTCAGGCCCCTTCACGACCGTGTGGTTGTTCAGCGGACAGAGTCCGAGGAAAAGACCGCAGGTGGCATTATTATCCCAGACACCGCCAAGGAAAAGCCGATGGAAGGCAAGGTCATTGCCGTCGGTGGTGGCGCGCGCGACGAGCAGGGCAAGGTACAGCCGCTGGATGTCAAGGCAGGCGACTCGGTTCTGTTCGGCAAATGGTCCGGAACGGAAGTCAAGATCGACGGTCAGGATTACCTGATCATGAAGGAATCCGACATCATGGGAATTATCGAGTAA
- a CDS encoding NAD(P)/FAD-dependent oxidoreductase — translation MTDPQKTDIIIIGAGPCGLFAVFELGLLDLRCHLVDILDKPGGQCAELYPEKPIYDIPALPVCTGQELTDRLLEQIAPFDPVFHYGQMAEALEKLDDGTWLLTTSDGVKLNALVVVIAAGGGSFVPKRPPLADLDAFEAHGGVQYAVRKRDTLAGKKLVIAGGGDSALDWTVNLVDIAESVTLVHRRDDFRAAPDTVAKMRALVDEGRVTLQIGQLKGLEGDNGILNKVLVQAADADEPIGLDADVLLPFYGLTMKLGPIADFGLNLEENLIPVDTERFETSEPSIFAIGDINHYPGKLKLILSGFHEAALMAHAAHGIVHPEKKIRFQYTTSSSSLQQKLGVS, via the coding sequence ATGACCGATCCGCAAAAAACCGACATTATCATCATCGGTGCTGGCCCCTGTGGCCTGTTCGCCGTGTTTGAACTTGGTCTGCTCGACCTGCGCTGTCATCTTGTCGACATTCTGGACAAGCCTGGCGGGCAGTGTGCCGAGCTCTATCCGGAAAAGCCGATCTATGACATCCCGGCACTGCCTGTCTGCACCGGTCAGGAATTGACCGACCGGCTGCTGGAACAGATCGCGCCATTTGACCCGGTCTTCCATTATGGCCAGATGGCCGAGGCGCTGGAAAAGCTTGATGACGGAACCTGGCTGCTGACGACCAGCGACGGGGTGAAGTTGAACGCGCTGGTTGTGGTGATCGCCGCCGGTGGCGGATCCTTTGTGCCAAAGCGCCCCCCGCTTGCCGACCTTGACGCGTTTGAGGCACATGGCGGCGTGCAGTATGCGGTTCGCAAACGCGACACACTTGCTGGCAAGAAACTTGTCATCGCTGGTGGCGGTGATTCGGCGCTCGACTGGACGGTGAACCTTGTCGACATTGCCGAATCGGTGACCCTTGTCCACCGCCGTGATGATTTTCGCGCCGCGCCGGACACGGTGGCAAAGATGCGGGCGCTTGTCGATGAGGGCCGGGTGACATTGCAGATTGGCCAGCTGAAGGGGCTTGAAGGTGACAATGGCATCCTGAACAAGGTGCTGGTACAGGCGGCTGACGCCGATGAACCGATCGGGCTTGACGCGGATGTTCTGCTGCCATTCTACGGCCTGACCATGAAGCTTGGTCCGATTGCCGATTTCGGCCTGAATCTCGAGGAAAATCTGATCCCGGTCGATACCGAGCGATTTGAAACGTCGGAGCCGTCGATCTTTGCCATTGGTGATATCAACCATTATCCAGGCAAGCTGAAACTGATCCTTTCCGGCTTCCATGAGGCGGCCCTGATGGCGCATGCGGCGCATGGGATTGTGCATCCTGAAAAGAAAATCAGGTTCCAATACACCACCTCGTCATCGTCACTTCAGCAGAAGCTTGGTGTATCCTAA